The region GCGAAGTCGCCGGCGATCTCGTGGATCAGCCACGGCTGGGCGGTGTGCGCCGCCCCGGGGAGTCGTCGCACCACCGCCCCTTTCCCGGCTCGGAGCCGGTTCGGGCTTGAGGAATCAGATCCCCTGCCACGCCGGCTTCGAGGCGAAGGTCGCCTTGTAGTAGTCCGTCAGCTTCAGCTGCTGTGCGGCAGCCTCGTCCACGACCACCGTAGCGTGCGCGTGCAGTTGCAGCGCCGAGGCCGGCACCATGCTGGACACCGGTCCCTCCACCGTCGCCGCGACCGCCTCGGCCTTGCCCGCGCCGGTGGCCAGCAGCACCAGGTGCCGGGCCTGCAGGATGGTGCCTATGCCCTGGGTGATGACGTGCCGGGGCACCTCGTCCAGGCCGTTGAAGAACCGGGCGTTGTCCACCCGGGTGCGCTCCGTCAGGGTTTTGATACGGGTGCGGGAGGCCAGCGAGGAGACCGGCTCGTTGAAGCCGATGTGGCCGTCGGTGCCGATGCCCAGCAGCTGCAGGTCCACGCCGCCGGCGTCGGCGAGCTGCTGCTCGTACGCCGCGCACGCGGCCGGCAGGTCCTCGGCGCCGCCGTCCGGGCCCAGGAACGCCTCGTCGCCGATCCCCAGCGGCGCCAGCACCTCGCGCTTGAGGACCTCGCGGTAGGACTCCGGGTGCCAGGCCGGCAACCCGACGTATTCATCGAGCTGGCACACCTTCAGCCGGCTCACGTCGACCTGGCCGGCGGCGGCCTTCGCGGCCAGCGCCTGGTAGACCGGCAGCGGCGTGGAACCGGTGGCGACGCCGAACAGCGCGTCGGGCTTGCGGGCGATCAGGCCGGCGACGGCCGAGGCGACGAGTTCGCCCTGAGCTGCGGCGTCCGCGACGATGACGACTTCCATGGCGACCCCTGGTTCTGGCTGGCACTGACGGTCGATGACGGTGGTGCTGCGTGTCGGAATGGTCTAGAGCATTGGTATAGACCAACCGTACCGGAAGTGCGGGCAGGGCTGTGCGGCCGGGATGTTACAGCCCGGCCAACCGTCCAGGGCCGCCCGATGACGGCAGAGCCACCCTTTCCGGGCGCGGGGACCCCTGTTACGGTCCCCGGATGGCAAACCGTTCCCACCTGTACGCAGCGAACACGCTGCCCACCGGCGAGGGCCGCCCCGATGCGATCGTGGGCATCTCCGAGCACAACTGGAGCATCCCGCTGGCCCACCTGCTCCTGGTCAGCTACGACACCCGCGTCGTCCCCTCGATGATCTGGGACCAGCGCAGCGGTGTGGCCGGGGACTACGAGCGCGGGGCGGCGCTGCTGATGGACCTGCTGCGGGTCGTGGGGGAGGGGGTCGAGGAGACCCAGGACTTCGAGTCGGTGGTCGCGACGACGAAGGCTCAACTGGACAAGCAGCGCGCCAAGTACTTCCTGCTGGAGGCCGGCGCGATCCTCGACCTGGAGGACGAGCCCGCCGAGACCGCCATGGACCGCCTCGTCGCGCAGCACATCCCCGATCTGGCCGCGCACGCCGAGGCCGCCATCGCGGGCGAGAACGCCGACTGGCTCGCCGTCGCGCGGGGGCGGTGGCGCGAGAACTTCTACTCGTTCTACAACGACACGCTGTACTACTCGTTCGATGCGTAGCGGTAGGACGTCACGTCATAGCGGTAGCGCGTTATAGCGGCAGGTCGGTTTCCCGGTCGAAGCCCGCGCGGTTCTCCACGACCCACTCCCGCAGCGGCCGTGCCGGTCGCCCGGTGATCCGCTCCACGGTGTTCGTGAGCGGCGCGGGCCGGCCCACCGAGGCCGCGGCGCTGTCCAGGAGCGACTCCAGGATTTCCGGCCGCATCCACGCCTCGCGGCGTGCCAGCGCGTCCTCGCGGCTGATCTCACGGACGGGGATCGAGCGGCCCAGGACTGCGCCGACCGTGGCGACCGCCTCATCCAGCCGCAGGGATTCCGGTCCGGTCAGGATCTGCATCCGGCTGCGATGGGTGTCGTGCAGGAGCAGTTCGACCGCGGCCTCCGCGGCGTCATCCGGATGGATCGGGACGCACTGCGCCGCCGGATACGGAAGCTCCACCGGCTCTCCGGCCCGGATCGCGGCGCCCCAGTCGAGGCGCGCGTTCGTCGCCAGCCAGCTGGGATACAGGACGGTGTGGTCGAGGCCTGATTCGGCGACCGCCTGCTCGGCCGCGCGGTGGATCCGGCCGATGGGCCCGCGGAATTCGGCCGCCTCGTAGGACGCCGGCGAGGACAGGAAGACCACGTGGCGCACCCCGGCCTCGCGCGCCGCGTT is a window of Catenulispora sp. MAP5-51 DNA encoding:
- the nagB gene encoding glucosamine-6-phosphate deaminase, whose protein sequence is MEVVIVADAAAQGELVASAVAGLIARKPDALFGVATGSTPLPVYQALAAKAAAGQVDVSRLKVCQLDEYVGLPAWHPESYREVLKREVLAPLGIGDEAFLGPDGGAEDLPAACAAYEQQLADAGGVDLQLLGIGTDGHIGFNEPVSSLASRTRIKTLTERTRVDNARFFNGLDEVPRHVITQGIGTILQARHLVLLATGAGKAEAVAATVEGPVSSMVPASALQLHAHATVVVDEAAAQQLKLTDYYKATFASKPAWQGI
- a CDS encoding NAD(P)H-binding protein, whose product is MTVLVTGARGNIGSRVVARLDAAGQRVRASGRDVGTMSVPDGVETVELDLTAADGFEDAVKGVDAVFLYATRGSAAPFLNAAREAGVRHVVFLSSPASYEAAEFRGPIGRIHRAAEQAVAESGLDHTVLYPSWLATNARLDWGAAIRAGEPVELPYPAAQCVPIHPDDAAEAAVELLLHDTHRSRMQILTGPESLRLDEAVATVGAVLGRSIPVREISREDALARREAWMRPEILESLLDSAAASVGRPAPLTNTVERITGRPARPLREWVVENRAGFDRETDLPL